The nucleotide window GGGAATTGAGCCGGATATCATCACCCAGGCCAAGAGTCTTGCAGGAGGTATGCCCCTGAGTGCCATTACCGGCAGACAAGAATTGATGGACGCCCCCCATCCAGGCGGACTTGGCGGAACATACAGCGGGAACCCATTGTCCTGTAAAGCTGCACTGGCTGTCCTGGACATTCTTTTTGAGGACAAACTGCTTGAAAGATCCAAAGAACTTGGCGAAATTTTGTTTCAACGTTTTTCAGAACTCCAGAATTCCTTTGAAATCATCGGCGATGTCAGGGGAAAAGGTCCCATGCTGGCTCTTGAGCTTGTCAAAGACAGACAAACCAGGGAACCTGCGGCAGCAGAAGCTAAAAAACTGACCCAGCTTTGTTATGAAAAAGGACTTGTTCTCTTGTCATGCGGTAATTTCGGCAATGTCATCCGAACACTTATGCCTTTTGTCATCACAGATGAACAATTGGATAAAGGCCTGTCCATCATGGAAGAGAGCCTCAGAGAACTGACCAAATAATTTTTTAATCTTGCTTGCCGGCCTTTGCCTCAAATAAACGACAAAGGCCGGACCGGGATATGACCCAATTGTGAAACACCGGTTTTTAGCCGGGTTAGGAATTCCATATGAAAGGATTTTTCAACCGTCTCATCATCATTAATGTTACAGACCAGACGACAGAGGTTCAAAAAATTGATGATCAGATGTTAAAACTGTATATGGGCGGCAAGGGACTTGCCACGCACCTGCTGTTAAACCACAATCCCCCCGGGGTTGACCCCTTTTCGCCGGACAATCATTTTATTATCGGGTTGGGGCCTGTAACCGACAGCCTGTTATACGGAAGCTGCAGATACGGCATTTTTTCAAAATCCCCGTTAACCGGTTTTTATGGAGAATCCTATTCCGGCGGCAAAGTGGCCGAATCCATCAGTCAGACCGGATATGATTTTATCCTTCTCAAAGGTGCTTCTTCTAAGCCCTTGTGGATTGAAATTTGTGACAAGGCTGTTTTATTCCATGATGCCGAAGATCTCTGGGGAAAAGACACATATGAAACAGAAGACCTGTTAAAAGAACGCTGCGGGCAAAAAGGCGCAGGTGCCATGGTGATCGGCCCTGCAGGAGAGAATCTTGTCCGGTTTGCCGTTGTGGAAAACGATTATTGGCGGTCTGCAGGAAGAACAGGTATGGGAGCCGTTCTGGGGTCTAAAAAGATAAAAGGCCTTGTTTTTCATGGAACCCAAAAGCGAGAATTTCATGATCCTGATCAAATCCGGCAATATTCCAAAAACATGCTCAAGGAATTGAAAAACCATCCAGCCACAGAGACTTACCGGAATCTGGGCACGCCGGTAATGGTGGCAGGGCTGAACAATGCAGGTGCGTTCCCCACAAAATACTGGTCCAAAGGCACCTGTGAACATTGGGAAAAAATCAATGCCCAGAGCATGAAGGAAAAATTAAATGCCAAACCCCGGTCCTGCAGAAAGTGTTTCATGGGCTGTGGAAAGTATGTGACCGTAAATGAGGGCAAACACAAGGGATTGCATCTGGAAGGCCCCGAGTATGAGACCATTTACACCTTTGGCGGACTGTGCATGGTAGACAGTATTGAAGATATTGTGTGGCTAAACGATATTTGTGACCGGTTGGGCATGGACACCATGAGTGCCGGCAACCTTGCCGCATTGACCATAGAAGCCTCCCAAAGGGGCAAGATCAACGAAGATTATGCCTATGGCGATGCCGATGCCGTGGCCGACATCCTTTTTAAGACAGCCAAGCGCGAAGGCCTGGGTGGTCTGCTTGCCGAAGGAATCAAATCTGCCGGTGCGGAAATGGATATGGCCGATGAAATAGTTCATGTCAAGGGCCTTGAACCGGCCGGGTATGACCCAAGGGTTTTAAAGGGTATGGCTCTTGCCTATTCCGTCAGCCCAAGAGGTGCCTGCCATTTAAGAAGCACCTTTTACAAAGCTGAATTGTCCGGCATGATTGATCCTGACCAGATTGAAGACAAGGCTGAACTGTTTTTGGATTTTGAAGACAGGTGTACTTTGTTTGATACCTTTATCCTGTGCCGGTTTTACAGGGATTTTTATCCTTGGGAAGAGTTGTCCAAACTTTTTTTCATGACCACGGGCGTTGAGTTTTCAAAAGATGAGCTGCGCGCTCTTGCTTCCAGGGTCACGGATGAAACCCGTAAATTCAATATCAGGGAAGGGCTGACCATTGAGGATGACTTTCTTCCCAAACGGCTTTTCAAAGAAAAACTGAACGGCAAACAAGGTATTTCAGAAGACGAATTGAGCAGTATGATACAAGATTATTATAGATTAAGAGGATGGGACAAGAATGGTGTTCCCCAAGAAAAATCCAGTCTATAAGCGGGTTTTCAATTCTTCTGATACGTTTGATGTTTTGATGTGGTGGACTGCTGATCAGTGAGCTTTTGTTGCTGATTGATTTGTGTTTCACCATATCAAGGCTTAACAGCCTGGCCCAGTTGTTTGAATGCAGGTTGTTAAACCATCTCCTGGGTTGCCGGTCTCATTGAGGCCGGCAACTGAACTGCAGGCAAAGGAACTGCCTGCAACTGAACTGCCGGGCAGCGGTGAAGAAAAGTTTGTATCCGTCATAAACAAAAAATTATGCCAGGTTGTGTTTTTTAAGCTTCCTGGCAATGGTTGACTGATTAAGTCCCAGTATTTTTGCCGCATTGGCCTGGGTACGGCAGTTTTTCAACACGGTTTCAAGAACGGTTTTTTCCAGTTCATCAACCATTTGCTGAAGAGTCTGGCCCTGGTTCCAGCCTTCGATTACAGGGGTGCCGGCTTCTGTTTTTCTTTGAACGCTTCCGGGAAGATCTTTATACTCGATGTTGCTGTTCTGGGACATGACCACCAGTCGTTCACAGATATTGATCATTTCCCTGACATTTCCGGGATATGGATATGCCACAAGCGCATCCACAGCTTCACTGGAAAGAGCCATCTTTTTTTTCTTATATTTTTTGCAAAATAGATTTAAATAATGATCAATCAACGGAACCAGGCATTCCTTGCGTTTTCTTAACGGCGGTATTTTTAACGGAACCACGTTGAGCCTGTAGTAAAGGTCGCTGCGAAACTGTTTTTTTTCAATCATCTTTTTCAAGTCCCGGTTGGTTGCGGCAATAATCCGCACATCCACTTTCTTGCTGTCGGTTCCCCCGACACGGCTGATCACGCCGTCTTCTATGAATTTGAGCAGTTTTACCTGTGAGCCAAGGGGAAGTTCGGCGATTTCATCCAGAAAAATAATGCCCTTGTCTGCCAGCTCAAATTTGCCAGGCTTTCCTTTTTGACGTGCCCCGGTAAAAGCCCCTTTTGCATAGCCAAACAATTCGCTTTCAACCAGAGAGTCTGGAATGGAGCCGCAATTGATTTTGATCATGGGGTGGCCGGCCCTGGTGGAATATTTATGGATCAGATCAGTAATCACCCCTTTGCCGGTTCCCGACTCTCCAAGAACCAGTACGGTAGAGTCAACTTCCGCCAGTTTTATGGCCTTTTGAATGATTTTCACATAATTTGAGCTTTTTGCGATAATATGCCTGGATTCAGTCTCTTCAATCTGTTTTTCCAGAAGATCTCTTTTGTACTGGGCAGTCAATTGAGCTTTTTCTTCCAGCTCCTGCTTGAGTTTTATGATATCTGTGATATCCCTTTCATTGACCACCACCCTGAACAGATTGCCATTTGGATCAAACACGGGATTGCCGGTTAGAAACAGCTGCTTTCCGTCCTTTGTTTCCTGGATGAGATTGACTTTTTTCCGGGTCTTGAGAACCTCAAGCGTGACTGACTTGTCAATGATTTTTCTTTTAACCAGTTCCCGGATGTTTTTGCCCACAAATTTTTTTGATGTGATCCGGGTCATGCGTTCGCTTGCCGGGTTGATACGAAGTATAACACCGTTTCCGTCACATATAAACAAGCCGTCGTTACTGCTGTCAATAATGGTGTCCAGCTCAATTGAAAGTTGTTGAAAAGAGACCATCTCACTGGATATTTTTTCAATGGTGGTCATGTCTTCAAATACAGCCAGTATGCCGATCAATTCATTGTTATGAAAAATGGGATTGAGCATGGCCGAAAAACTGTTGCCCTTTTTTTTAATGACAATGTTTAACAGCGCTTGTTTTGTTTCCAGAACTTTACGGATAGCGGCTTGAAGGGGAGGAATGGTTGTGTCCAGCAAGGCCCCGGGATAGATATCAAGACTGTTCCTGGCAATTTTGTTTGAAATAATGGTTTGAAATGATTTGCTGAAAACGGCAATACCGTTGGGTGTTGCGTTTAACAGGGAATTTCCAAACTCTTTCCAGTCCAGATTTATTTTTCCGTCACCAGAATGGTTCCAGATTGGATATTTTGTAGATATCATTGGATCATCCATATTTTTTTTCCAATACCGTGGTTTTCGTCAGGCCTTTATATTTGTTTCATTATATTTATCGATCAGTCTTTTAAGAATTTCATAGGGCTTTGCGCCCACAAGCCGGTCAAGCCCGATAAAAAAGCTTGGAACTGCGGCAACACCCTTTGCTTTTGATAATTTCCAATCCGAATCCACGGCATCTGAGAACTTGCGGGTTTCAATCACTTTTTTGCCTTCGTTGTAATCCAGGCCTGCGCGTTCTGCCAGGCGTAATAACACATCTTTTTGGCCGATGTTTTCTCCGTTTGCAAAATACGCTTTAAAAGTTTCCATGTGGAAACTGTGACCACAGCCTTTTGTCTGGGCCCACAGCCCCATCTCATGGGCAAGACGGCTGTTATACGTCATTGTTGTGTTCTCAAAAGCCAGCCCAAATGTTTTGGCGGTTGTTTTCAGTTGATCCATCACTTTGTTCACATTAACCTTTCTTCCTTTTTTTTTAAACAGCTCTTCCAGAGACATGCCCTGTTCGGGTATGTCAGGATGAAGGGGAAATGCCCGCCATTTGATTTGAATATCATACTCTTTTTTTAATCTTTCAATACTCCCGGTAATGAAATAGCACCAGGGTCAAACATAATCTGAAAATATTTCAAGCTCCATAGATGAAACCATTGTTTTTCTCCTTTAATTTTTTGTTGTGGCAGCTTGATCTGCCATGATGATTATTCGTTTTTTAAATATTCACCCATAAGCAGCCGGTTTTTAGGGGTGATGGTGTCCGGGATTTTCTGGGTTATAATATTATATCCCTTTGATTTGAGGCGCATTGCCCTTGCCGTGTCAATGGCAAGTGGACCATTCATCCAGCCGTCAAGATTTGCTGTATAAGAATTTTTTACATCATGACAGCAGGGCAGAACCGCCACCCTGGCACTCTGTTCAATGGCCTTGTCCATCACCAGGTCGGTTAATGCTCCGCAGGCATGGGCGGATACCACCATATCCTCCGGGAGAACCTTAATATCCTGGATTAGCGCTTGTTTGTAAATGATCCTGTTTTTCAGCCTGGGCCAGGTGTCTATCAATGCCTGGGATAGTTTTGTTGCATTTAAAGGAATGTTTTTATCCACTGCAACAGCCGTTTTTGAACTGTTGTCAAGGATGAGCATGATATGTGCCAAAAGGCCGTGGCCGCAGGCAAGATCAAGCACCCTTCCGCCCCGGTATCTGCGCCGCACCCGTTTGGCCATTTCCCATGCTTCATGCAGCTCTTTTCTGGGCAGGGTTCCGGCGCGGCATACAGCCCTTGCAATTTTATCAAAAAGGGTGGTGCCTGGAAAAAGGGCCTGCTGTTTCGGGGTCAGGCGGTTTTTTGAGGATTTTTTCATGATCTGCCTATCCGATATCGGCAGTATACAGCCGCAGACTGTTTGTCACAA belongs to Desulfobacula toluolica Tol2 and includes:
- a CDS encoding aldehyde ferredoxin oxidoreductase family protein — protein: MKGFFNRLIIINVTDQTTEVQKIDDQMLKLYMGGKGLATHLLLNHNPPGVDPFSPDNHFIIGLGPVTDSLLYGSCRYGIFSKSPLTGFYGESYSGGKVAESISQTGYDFILLKGASSKPLWIEICDKAVLFHDAEDLWGKDTYETEDLLKERCGQKGAGAMVIGPAGENLVRFAVVENDYWRSAGRTGMGAVLGSKKIKGLVFHGTQKREFHDPDQIRQYSKNMLKELKNHPATETYRNLGTPVMVAGLNNAGAFPTKYWSKGTCEHWEKINAQSMKEKLNAKPRSCRKCFMGCGKYVTVNEGKHKGLHLEGPEYETIYTFGGLCMVDSIEDIVWLNDICDRLGMDTMSAGNLAALTIEASQRGKINEDYAYGDADAVADILFKTAKREGLGGLLAEGIKSAGAEMDMADEIVHVKGLEPAGYDPRVLKGMALAYSVSPRGACHLRSTFYKAELSGMIDPDQIEDKAELFLDFEDRCTLFDTFILCRFYRDFYPWEELSKLFFMTTGVEFSKDELRALASRVTDETRKFNIREGLTIEDDFLPKRLFKEKLNGKQGISEDELSSMIQDYYRLRGWDKNGVPQEKSSL
- a CDS encoding methyltransferase; the encoded protein is MKKSSKNRLTPKQQALFPGTTLFDKIARAVCRAGTLPRKELHEAWEMAKRVRRRYRGGRVLDLACGHGLLAHIMLILDNSSKTAVAVDKNIPLNATKLSQALIDTWPRLKNRIIYKQALIQDIKVLPEDMVVSAHACGALTDLVMDKAIEQSARVAVLPCCHDVKNSYTANLDGWMNGPLAIDTARAMRLKSKGYNIITQKIPDTITPKNRLLMGEYLKNE
- a CDS encoding sigma 54-interacting transcriptional regulator, translating into MISTKYPIWNHSGDGKINLDWKEFGNSLLNATPNGIAVFSKSFQTIISNKIARNSLDIYPGALLDTTIPPLQAAIRKVLETKQALLNIVIKKKGNSFSAMLNPIFHNNELIGILAVFEDMTTIEKISSEMVSFQQLSIELDTIIDSSNDGLFICDGNGVILRINPASERMTRITSKKFVGKNIRELVKRKIIDKSVTLEVLKTRKKVNLIQETKDGKQLFLTGNPVFDPNGNLFRVVVNERDITDIIKLKQELEEKAQLTAQYKRDLLEKQIEETESRHIIAKSSNYVKIIQKAIKLAEVDSTVLVLGESGTGKGVITDLIHKYSTRAGHPMIKINCGSIPDSLVESELFGYAKGAFTGARQKGKPGKFELADKGIIFLDEIAELPLGSQVKLLKFIEDGVISRVGGTDSKKVDVRIIAATNRDLKKMIEKKQFRSDLYYRLNVVPLKIPPLRKRKECLVPLIDHYLNLFCKKYKKKKMALSSEAVDALVAYPYPGNVREMINICERLVVMSQNSNIEYKDLPGSVQRKTEAGTPVIEGWNQGQTLQQMVDELEKTVLETVLKNCRTQANAAKILGLNQSTIARKLKKHNLA